In Neisseria animalis, a single window of DNA contains:
- a CDS encoding Lrp/AsnC family transcriptional regulator, with protein sequence MPQITLDKTDLKILQVLQENGRLTNVELSERVALSPSPCLRRLKQLEDAGIIRKYAALLSPVEVELGLQAFIRVAISKAKDAREDFSNAVQTWPEVLSCFALTGETDYLLHAFFTDMNAFSHFVLDTLLSHHGVQDAQSSFVLKEIKNTTALPLAHLQKD encoded by the coding sequence ATGCCACAGATTACTTTGGATAAAACCGATTTGAAAATTTTGCAGGTTTTACAGGAAAACGGCCGTCTGACCAACGTCGAGCTGTCCGAACGGGTGGCACTCTCCCCCTCGCCCTGCCTGCGCCGCCTGAAACAGCTTGAAGACGCGGGCATTATCCGCAAATATGCCGCACTGCTTTCGCCCGTAGAAGTCGAGCTGGGCTTGCAGGCATTTATCCGCGTTGCCATCAGCAAGGCCAAAGATGCGCGCGAAGACTTCTCCAACGCCGTGCAGACTTGGCCGGAAGTATTGAGCTGCTTTGCCCTGACCGGAGAAACCGATTATCTGCTGCACGCGTTTTTTACCGATATGAACGCCTTTTCCCATTTCGTACTCGATACGCTCTTATCCCACCACGGCGTACAAGACGCGCAATCAAGTTTTGTGTTGAAAGAAATCAAAAACACCACCGCCCTGCCGCTGGCACATTTGCAGAAAGATTAA
- the gcvT gene encoding glycine cleavage system aminomethyltransferase GcvT: MSALKTTPFHQAHLDAGGKLVDFAGWELPVNYGSQITEHEAVRTDAGMFDVSHMLVTDVTGDQAKAFFRKLLANDVSKLPFVGKALYSAMLNDNGGVIDDLIVYRTNEAETQYRIVSNGATREKDSAQFAKVGADFGIALNPRYDLGMLAVQGPKAVEKLLAVKPEWADTVNALKPFQGADLGGDWFVARTGYTGEDGVEVILPAAEAEAFFKALQTAGVQPCGLGARDTLRMEAGMNLYGNDMDDDTSPLEAGMGWTVDLKDETRDFVGKAALLALKEKGVAVKQVGLLLDKGGILRSHMEVLTDKGRGITTSGVFSPSLKQSIAIARVPKDFDGDVAKVLIRGKEVGVRVLKLPFVRNGQKQFD; the protein is encoded by the coding sequence ATGTCTGCTCTGAAAACCACCCCGTTTCACCAAGCCCATCTCGATGCCGGCGGCAAGCTGGTCGATTTTGCCGGATGGGAATTGCCCGTCAACTACGGATCGCAAATTACCGAACACGAAGCCGTGCGTACCGATGCCGGCATGTTCGACGTTTCACACATGCTGGTTACCGATGTAACCGGCGATCAGGCAAAAGCCTTTTTCCGCAAACTCTTGGCCAATGATGTCAGCAAACTGCCGTTTGTCGGCAAGGCCCTGTATTCCGCCATGTTGAACGACAACGGCGGCGTCATCGACGACCTCATTGTCTACCGCACCAACGAAGCCGAAACCCAATACCGTATCGTATCCAACGGAGCCACCCGTGAAAAAGACTCCGCCCAGTTTGCCAAAGTCGGTGCAGACTTCGGCATTGCGCTGAACCCGCGCTATGATTTGGGCATGCTGGCCGTGCAAGGCCCGAAAGCGGTTGAAAAACTGCTGGCGGTCAAGCCTGAGTGGGCGGATACCGTGAATGCGCTGAAACCCTTCCAAGGCGCGGATTTGGGCGGCGATTGGTTTGTCGCCCGCACCGGCTACACAGGCGAAGACGGCGTGGAAGTGATTCTGCCGGCCGCCGAAGCCGAAGCCTTCTTCAAAGCCCTGCAAACAGCAGGCGTACAGCCTTGCGGCCTCGGCGCGCGCGATACCCTGCGTATGGAGGCGGGCATGAACCTCTACGGCAACGACATGGACGACGATACCAGCCCGCTCGAAGCCGGTATGGGCTGGACGGTCGATCTGAAAGACGAAACCCGCGATTTTGTCGGCAAAGCCGCATTATTGGCCTTGAAAGAAAAAGGCGTGGCCGTCAAGCAGGTCGGCCTCTTGCTCGACAAAGGCGGCATTCTGCGTTCGCATATGGAAGTGCTTACCGACAAAGGCCGGGGCATCACCACCAGTGGCGTGTTCTCGCCCAGCCTCAAACAATCCATCGCCATCGCCCGCGTGCCGAAAGATTTTGACGGCGATGTGGCCAAAGTATTGATTCGCGGCAAAGAAGTCGGCGTGCGCGTGTTGAAACTGCCGTTTGTGAGAAACGGGCAGAAACAGTTTGATTAA
- the gcvH gene encoding glycine cleavage system protein GcvH, whose product MSNIPAELKYVASHEWLRPEADGSVTVGITHHAQELLGDIVFVELPEVGANLAAEEQAGVVESVKAASDVYAPIAGEVLAVNEELPSAPETANSDPYGAGWFFKIKPANPADLDGLLTAEQYAEEVK is encoded by the coding sequence ATGAGCAATATCCCAGCCGAACTGAAATACGTCGCCAGCCACGAATGGCTGCGCCCCGAAGCCGACGGCAGCGTTACCGTAGGCATCACCCACCACGCGCAGGAATTATTGGGCGACATCGTTTTTGTCGAGCTGCCCGAAGTCGGCGCGAATCTGGCTGCCGAAGAGCAGGCCGGCGTGGTGGAATCGGTGAAAGCCGCTTCCGATGTGTACGCACCGATTGCAGGCGAAGTGCTTGCCGTCAACGAAGAACTGCCGAGCGCACCGGAAACCGCCAACAGCGATCCTTACGGCGCAGGCTGGTTCTTCAAAATCAAACCGGCCAATCCGGCTGATTTGGACGGCTTGTTAACCGCCGAACAATACGCGGAAGAAGTGAAATAA
- a CDS encoding aspartate/glutamate racemase family protein, with amino-acid sequence MKTIGIIGGMSPESTVLYYQTINREVNARLGGNRSADIFMHSIDFETVAAMQRAGDWAAAGRLLAESGRKLEKMGAQALVLATNTMHKVASDIESAVGIPLIHVVDSTAVAVKQQGLAKVGLLGTKFTMSDGFYSERMAQAGIGTLMPSAKEQNEIHRIIFEELCRNRIEHASRDYYYRAIEALKQAGAEGVVLGCTEIGLLVKAEECPLPVFDSAEIHAMAAVEFILS; translated from the coding sequence ATGAAAACCATCGGCATCATCGGCGGCATGAGCCCCGAAAGCACCGTTTTGTATTATCAGACCATCAACCGTGAGGTCAATGCGCGTTTGGGCGGAAACCGCAGCGCGGACATCTTCATGCACAGCATTGACTTTGAAACGGTTGCGGCCATGCAGCGTGCGGGAGACTGGGCGGCGGCAGGGAGATTGTTGGCGGAGAGCGGGCGCAAGTTGGAAAAAATGGGCGCGCAGGCTTTGGTGCTGGCAACCAATACCATGCACAAAGTCGCTTCCGATATTGAATCGGCAGTCGGTATTCCGCTGATTCATGTGGTGGACAGCACCGCAGTTGCCGTTAAGCAGCAAGGTTTGGCAAAAGTCGGACTGCTGGGTACAAAATTTACCATGAGCGACGGCTTTTATAGCGAACGCATGGCTCAGGCAGGTATCGGCACTTTAATGCCGTCTGCAAAAGAGCAAAACGAAATCCACCGTATTATTTTTGAAGAACTCTGCCGCAACCGCATCGAACACGCCTCACGCGATTACTATTACCGCGCGATTGAAGCGTTAAAACAGGCGGGCGCGGAAGGTGTGGTTCTCGGCTGTACCGAAATCGGACTGCTTGTTAAGGCAGAGGAGTGTCCGCTGCCGGTGTTTGACAGTGCCGAAATTCATGCGATGGCAGCCGTTGAGTTTATTTTATCCTAA
- a CDS encoding DNA-3-methyladenine glycosylase I, translating to MTTYCRFAAALPDDTDNPNKHYHDNVYGFPVYDDNELFGRLVLEINQAGLSWTIILKKQTAFQTAYKGFDIAAVAAFDGEDRARLLADAGIVRNRLKINAAIHNAQQILAIQKEYGSFKNWLDSHHPQDKASWVKLFKKRFKFVGGEIVGEFLMSTGYLPGAHDEDCPVRARIAEAV from the coding sequence ATGACCACTTACTGCCGATTTGCCGCCGCGCTGCCCGACGACACCGACAACCCCAACAAACATTACCACGATAATGTATACGGGTTCCCCGTGTACGACGACAACGAATTATTCGGGCGGCTGGTGTTGGAAATCAATCAGGCGGGTTTGAGTTGGACGATTATTTTAAAAAAGCAGACGGCCTTTCAGACGGCATACAAGGGTTTCGACATTGCCGCCGTTGCCGCTTTTGACGGTGAAGACCGTGCGCGTTTGCTGGCGGATGCCGGCATTGTACGGAACCGCTTGAAAATCAACGCCGCGATTCACAATGCACAGCAGATTTTAGCAATTCAAAAAGAATACGGTTCGTTTAAAAACTGGCTCGACAGCCACCACCCGCAAGACAAGGCCTCGTGGGTGAAGCTGTTTAAAAAGCGGTTTAAATTTGTCGGCGGCGAGATTGTCGGCGAATTTCTGATGAGTACCGGCTACCTGCCCGGTGCGCATGATGAAGATTGTCCGGTGCGGGCGCGGATTGCGGAGGCCGTCTGA
- a CDS encoding MFS transporter, producing MKPSSLLKAAVFIIGMSAFIQVYSVQAVLPVLMADLRATEVQAGLAVGAAVLGVALMSPFMGMLSDAFGRKIFITASLLYLSLPTALLAFSADIHQMIALRFLQGLAVPGITVVLIAYIGEEFETGDVARLMAVYVSGTVFGGFMGRFLLGYLSEWAGWRGAFGVMAAVSLACALFVWQQLPKSQHFTAKPDFQTAFATLKSHVRNRYVVSASLLGMCVLCSLVGCFTYINLHLAGPPYRLNSSELADIFTVYLIGMVITPLSARLMARFGSVKTIVLAVCLSMAGVAITLSAPLAAVVVGLVLMSSGVFVTQAATINYIAAHVKQGRSLASGLYYMAYYSGGTIGALLCGLAYTGGQWSGVVYTLLAVQAAALLVAVKGMKAV from the coding sequence ATGAAACCCAGCAGCCTTTTGAAAGCGGCGGTTTTTATCATCGGCATGTCCGCCTTTATCCAAGTGTATTCCGTGCAGGCGGTGCTGCCTGTGCTGATGGCTGACTTGCGGGCGACGGAAGTGCAGGCGGGATTGGCGGTCGGTGCCGCGGTATTGGGCGTGGCCTTGATGTCGCCGTTTATGGGTATGCTTTCGGACGCTTTCGGACGCAAAATCTTTATTACCGCTTCGCTGCTTTATCTGTCGCTGCCGACGGCGCTTCTGGCTTTTTCGGCCGACATCCACCAAATGATTGCGCTGCGTTTTCTGCAGGGATTGGCGGTGCCGGGCATTACCGTGGTGCTGATTGCCTATATCGGTGAGGAATTTGAAACCGGAGATGTGGCGCGGCTGATGGCGGTGTATGTTTCCGGTACGGTATTCGGCGGTTTTATGGGACGTTTCCTGCTCGGCTATTTGAGCGAGTGGGCGGGTTGGCGCGGCGCATTCGGTGTTATGGCGGCAGTCAGTCTGGCGTGCGCGCTGTTTGTCTGGCAGCAGTTGCCGAAATCGCAACACTTCACCGCCAAGCCCGATTTTCAGACGGCCTTTGCCACGCTGAAATCTCATGTACGCAACCGCTATGTCGTATCGGCATCGCTTTTGGGAATGTGCGTATTGTGTTCGCTGGTCGGCTGCTTTACCTACATCAACCTGCATTTGGCCGGGCCGCCTTATCGGTTGAACAGCAGCGAACTGGCCGATATTTTCACGGTGTACCTTATCGGTATGGTGATTACCCCTCTGTCGGCGCGGCTGATGGCGCGTTTCGGCAGCGTAAAAACCATTGTCTTGGCGGTGTGTCTGTCGATGGCGGGTGTGGCGATAACCTTGTCCGCACCGCTCGCAGCGGTTGTAGTAGGGCTGGTGTTGATGTCGTCGGGCGTGTTTGTGACTCAGGCGGCCACAATCAACTACATCGCCGCCCACGTCAAACAAGGCCGTTCGCTCGCTTCGGGTTTGTATTACATGGCCTATTACAGCGGCGGCACGATAGGCGCATTGTTGTGCGGGCTGGCTTATACAGGCGGACAATGGTCGGGCGTGGTTTATACGCTGCTGGCGGTTCAAGCGGCGGCATTGCTGGTTGCCGTCAAAGGCATGAAGGCCGTCTGA
- the gcvP gene encoding aminomethyl-transferring glycine dehydrogenase: MKLHDLLDSNSFAPRHISFGDEAALLKALGEKNMEEFISNTVPQSIRMPSELDLPKALSETEALAKLKETASKNLIAKSYIGLGYYPTRMPNVILRNVLENPGWYTAYTPYQAEIAQGRLEALLNFQQMTIDLTGLPVAGASLLDEATAAAEAMAMAKRVGKVKSDKFFVDDRVLPQTLDVMKTRAKYFGFELVVGDAKKAGNGKTEYFGALLQYVGKDGDVFDLKTRIAKLKDKGTVVAVAADIMSLVLLKSPGEIGADIALGSTQRFGIPMGFGGPHAAYFAFKDEYKRSAPGRIIGVSKDTSGKPALRMALSTREQHIRREKATSNICTAQALLANLAGMYAVYHGPQGLKRIAERIHVLASAFGNLLADAGLELVYDTYFDTVAVDLKDKTRADEVFYTAQKWGYNLRRVSDTVIAVAFHEESERGELAVLYALFTGKEQVLLENDVTGRLKKSLLRKDDILTHEVFNRYHTEHEMLRYLKKLEDRDLAMNRSMISLGSCTMKLNATSEMLPVTWPEFANIHPFAPLNQVQGYMEMLGGLKAQLKAITGFDEISIQPNSGAQGEYTGLLSIRRYHEADGAAGRDVCLIPQSAHGTNPATAAMLGMKVVVVKTDERGNVDVADLKAKAEQYRDTLGALMITYPSTHGVYEEGIRDICKIIHDNGGQVYMDGANMNAQVGIMQPAEVGADVLHMNLHKTFCIPHGGGGPGMGCIGLKAHLAPFAPSHTVTPVAGATEGMGAVAAAPYGSASILPITWMYITMMGKQGMKQATEWALLNANYVAKQLGEDYPILYTGKNGRVAHECIVDLRPLKAESGITETDIAKRLMDYGFHAPTVSFPVAGTLMIEPTESESKAELDRFIAALKSIRREVQKVQDGVWPKDDNPLVNAPHTAADLTKEWMHPYSREEAVFPLPYVREHKFWPSVNRVDDVYGDRNLICTCPPVEAYED; this comes from the coding sequence ATGAAACTACATGATTTGTTAGACTCCAACTCATTCGCGCCGCGCCATATTTCGTTTGGCGACGAAGCCGCACTGCTGAAGGCTTTGGGCGAAAAAAACATGGAGGAATTTATCAGTAATACCGTGCCGCAGAGCATCCGTATGCCGTCTGAACTCGACCTGCCTAAAGCATTGAGCGAAACGGAAGCGTTGGCAAAATTGAAAGAAACCGCCTCAAAAAACCTGATTGCCAAATCCTATATCGGCTTGGGTTACTATCCGACCCGTATGCCGAACGTGATTTTACGCAACGTACTGGAAAATCCGGGTTGGTACACCGCTTATACCCCGTATCAGGCGGAAATCGCGCAAGGCCGTTTGGAAGCGTTGTTGAATTTCCAACAAATGACCATCGACCTGACCGGACTGCCGGTAGCGGGCGCATCCCTGCTCGACGAAGCCACAGCCGCTGCCGAAGCGATGGCGATGGCCAAACGCGTCGGTAAAGTCAAATCCGATAAATTCTTCGTGGACGACCGCGTACTGCCGCAAACATTGGACGTGATGAAAACCCGCGCCAAATATTTCGGTTTCGAGCTGGTGGTCGGCGATGCGAAAAAAGCCGGTAACGGCAAAACCGAATACTTCGGCGCACTGCTGCAATATGTCGGCAAAGACGGCGATGTATTCGACCTGAAAACACGCATTGCCAAATTGAAAGACAAAGGTACGGTGGTAGCCGTAGCGGCCGACATCATGAGCTTGGTACTGCTGAAATCGCCGGGTGAAATCGGTGCGGACATCGCCTTGGGCAGCACCCAGCGTTTCGGTATTCCGATGGGCTTCGGCGGCCCGCACGCAGCGTATTTTGCGTTTAAAGACGAATACAAACGCTCCGCGCCCGGCCGCATTATCGGCGTGTCGAAAGACACTTCGGGCAAACCCGCGCTGCGTATGGCACTTTCCACCCGCGAGCAGCACATTCGCCGCGAAAAAGCCACTTCCAACATTTGTACCGCCCAAGCCTTGTTGGCGAATCTTGCCGGTATGTACGCCGTTTACCACGGACCACAAGGTCTGAAACGTATCGCCGAACGCATTCACGTTTTAGCGTCCGCATTCGGCAACCTGCTGGCAGACGCCGGTTTGGAGTTGGTATACGATACCTATTTTGATACCGTTGCCGTTGATTTGAAAGACAAAACGCGTGCCGACGAAGTGTTCTATACCGCACAAAAATGGGGCTACAACCTGCGCCGTGTCAGCGATACCGTCATCGCCGTTGCCTTCCACGAAGAGTCCGAGCGCGGCGAGTTGGCTGTTCTGTACGCGCTGTTTACCGGCAAAGAACAAGTATTGCTGGAAAACGACGTAACAGGCCGTCTGAAAAAATCCCTGTTGCGTAAAGACGATATCCTGACCCACGAAGTGTTCAACCGCTACCACACCGAACACGAAATGTTGCGTTATCTGAAAAAACTGGAAGACCGCGATTTGGCGATGAACCGCAGCATGATTTCGCTCGGCTCCTGCACCATGAAGCTGAACGCCACCAGCGAAATGCTGCCGGTTACCTGGCCCGAATTTGCCAATATCCACCCGTTTGCCCCTTTGAATCAGGTGCAGGGCTATATGGAAATGCTCGGCGGCCTCAAAGCCCAGCTCAAAGCCATCACCGGCTTTGACGAAATCTCCATCCAGCCCAACTCCGGCGCGCAAGGCGAATACACCGGCCTGCTCTCCATCCGCCGCTACCACGAAGCCGACGGCGCGGCAGGGCGCGACGTATGCCTGATTCCGCAGTCCGCCCACGGTACCAACCCCGCTACCGCCGCCATGCTCGGCATGAAAGTCGTCGTCGTCAAAACAGACGAACGCGGCAATGTCGATGTCGCAGACCTCAAAGCCAAAGCCGAACAATACCGGGACACGCTGGGCGCACTGATGATTACCTATCCGTCTACCCACGGCGTGTACGAAGAAGGCATCCGCGACATCTGCAAAATCATTCACGACAACGGCGGCCAAGTTTACATGGACGGTGCCAACATGAACGCCCAAGTCGGCATCATGCAGCCGGCCGAAGTCGGCGCAGACGTACTGCACATGAACCTGCACAAAACCTTCTGCATTCCGCACGGTGGCGGCGGTCCGGGCATGGGCTGTATCGGCCTCAAAGCACACCTTGCCCCGTTTGCCCCGAGCCACACCGTAACCCCCGTTGCCGGTGCTACCGAAGGCATGGGCGCAGTGGCCGCCGCACCTTACGGTTCCGCCTCCATTCTGCCGATTACTTGGATGTACATCACCATGATGGGCAAACAAGGCATGAAGCAGGCAACCGAATGGGCATTGCTCAACGCCAACTACGTGGCCAAGCAGCTCGGCGAAGACTACCCGATTCTCTACACCGGCAAAAACGGCCGCGTCGCCCACGAATGTATCGTGGATTTGCGCCCGCTCAAAGCCGAAAGCGGCATCACCGAAACCGACATCGCCAAACGCCTGATGGACTACGGTTTCCACGCGCCCACCGTCTCCTTCCCTGTGGCGGGCACACTGATGATCGAGCCGACCGAATCGGAAAGCAAAGCCGAACTCGACCGCTTCATCGCCGCGCTGAAATCCATCCGCCGCGAAGTGCAAAAAGTGCAGGACGGCGTATGGCCGAAAGACGACAACCCGCTGGTCAACGCGCCGCATACCGCCGCCGACCTCACCAAAGAATGGATGCACCCGTACAGCCGCGAAGAAGCAGTGTTCCCGCTGCCGTATGTACGCGAACACAAATTCTGGCCGAGCGTCAACCGCGTGGACGATGTGTATGGCGACCGCAACCTTATTTGTACCTGCCCTCCGGTAGAAGCATATGAGGATTGA
- the cas9 gene encoding type II CRISPR RNA-guided endonuclease Cas9 (Cas9, originally named Csn1, is the large, multifunctional signature protein of type II CRISPR/Cas systems. It is well known even to general audiences because its RNA-guided endonuclease activity has made it a popular tool for custom editing of eukaryotic genomes.): MGAYPQKYILGLDLGIASVGWALVSVDENENPNGLLDCGVRTFERAEVPKTGDSLAKARREARSVRRLIRRRAHRLLRLRRLLKREGVLAAADFDSNGLVRDLPVDAWPLRVAGLDRKLEAKEWAAVLLHLVKHRGYLSQRKSEMQTEDKELGRLLAGVAENSKLLQQDAYRTPAELAVKHFAVQNGHMRNKGGDYSHTFNRQDLQRELHLLFEKQRGFGNPFAAAELENRVDTLLMTQRSALQGEAVLKMLGKCTFEPAEYKAAKHTYSAERFVWLTKLNNLRVLHNGEERALEEAERKMLLDEPYKKAKFTYTQARKLLDMPADAAFKGLRYGKDSDGLKAENGTLMEMKAYHKIRQVLEKAGLKTEWQGLACKPDLLDEIGTVFSLYKTDEDISSCLKDKLPENVLQALLAGLNFDKFIQLSLKALSQIMPLMENGMRYDKACEAVYGDHYGLKKKEENLLLPRIAADDIRNPVVFRTLTQTRKVVNAIIRRYGSPQRVHIETARELGKSYKDRKEIEKRQEENRKERERAAADFKELFPNFVGEPKGQDILKLRLYKQQQCKCLYSGAEIDLRRLNEKGYVEIDHALPFSRTWDDSFNNKVLVLGSENQKKRNQTPYEYLDGASNSQRWREFQARVAGCGFPYAKKQRIQTAKLDSKAEQGFLERNLNDTRYIARFLCNFIEENLHLEGSGKRRVFASNGQITSLLRGLWGLRKVREDNDRHHALDAVVVACSTVSMQQKITKAMQRRETLETVDTETGEVKQRIPQPWDFFRQEVMIRVFSDQPHEELAEKLDSRPQALHEHVTPLFVSRAPNRKMTGQGHLETIKSAKRLSEKISVVKKPLTQLKSKDIENIVGYPNREPALYAALRERLAAHKDDPVKAFAEPFYKPAKDGGKGALVKAVRVEDVQKTGVMVRKDRQGIARGIADNATMIRVDVFGKNGKNYLVPIYAWQIAKGILPNKAVVQGKDEADWDVMDESYAFKFTLYPNDLVEVISKKGRIFGYFGGLDRATGNINVKEHDMAKNKGKEGVHRSLGVKTVLSFQKYQIDPLGKEIRLCKAERRLELKNKK; this comes from the coding sequence ATGGGTGCGTATCCGCAGAAATACATATTGGGATTGGATTTGGGCATTGCTTCGGTGGGCTGGGCTTTGGTATCGGTTGATGAAAATGAAAATCCGAACGGCCTGCTTGATTGCGGCGTGCGCACGTTTGAACGGGCGGAAGTGCCGAAAACAGGGGATTCTTTAGCCAAAGCGCGGCGCGAGGCGCGTAGCGTGCGCCGCTTAATCCGCCGCAGGGCGCACCGTTTGCTGCGTTTGCGCCGCTTGTTGAAACGCGAGGGCGTGTTGGCCGCAGCGGATTTTGATTCAAACGGTTTGGTTCGGGATTTGCCCGTTGATGCATGGCCGCTGCGCGTGGCGGGTTTGGACAGAAAGCTGGAAGCCAAAGAATGGGCGGCGGTGTTGCTGCATTTGGTGAAACACCGCGGTTATCTGTCGCAGCGCAAAAGCGAAATGCAGACGGAAGATAAAGAGCTCGGCCGCCTGTTGGCCGGTGTGGCGGAAAACAGCAAATTATTGCAGCAAGATGCTTACCGCACGCCTGCGGAATTGGCGGTAAAGCATTTTGCTGTGCAAAACGGTCATATGCGCAACAAAGGCGGCGATTATTCGCATACGTTCAACCGCCAAGATCTGCAAAGAGAACTGCATCTTTTGTTTGAAAAACAGCGCGGTTTCGGCAATCCGTTTGCTGCGGCTGAGTTGGAAAACAGAGTAGATACGCTGCTGATGACCCAGCGCAGTGCTTTGCAGGGCGAGGCGGTGCTGAAAATGTTGGGCAAATGTACGTTTGAGCCTGCCGAATACAAAGCGGCGAAACACACCTATTCCGCAGAGCGGTTTGTGTGGCTGACCAAGCTGAACAATCTGCGGGTTTTGCACAACGGCGAAGAGCGGGCTTTAGAGGAAGCTGAGCGCAAAATGCTGTTGGACGAGCCGTATAAAAAAGCTAAATTCACTTACACGCAGGCGCGGAAATTATTGGATATGCCTGCCGATGCGGCATTCAAAGGCTTGCGTTACGGCAAGGATTCAGACGGCCTCAAGGCTGAAAACGGTACGCTGATGGAGATGAAGGCTTACCATAAAATCCGCCAAGTTTTGGAAAAGGCGGGCTTGAAAACCGAATGGCAGGGCTTGGCGTGCAAACCCGATTTGCTGGACGAAATCGGTACGGTCTTTTCGCTGTATAAAACCGATGAGGATATTTCGAGCTGCCTGAAAGACAAGCTGCCTGAAAACGTATTGCAAGCTTTGTTGGCAGGCTTGAATTTCGACAAATTCATTCAGCTTTCACTCAAAGCCTTGTCTCAAATTATGCCGCTGATGGAAAACGGTATGCGCTACGACAAGGCTTGCGAGGCGGTGTATGGCGACCATTACGGTTTGAAAAAGAAAGAAGAAAACCTGCTGCTGCCCCGGATTGCTGCCGATGATATCCGCAACCCTGTTGTATTCCGTACCTTAACCCAAACTCGGAAAGTGGTTAATGCCATTATCCGCCGCTACGGTTCGCCGCAGCGCGTGCACATCGAAACGGCGCGTGAGTTGGGCAAGTCTTATAAAGACCGCAAGGAAATCGAAAAACGGCAGGAAGAAAACCGTAAAGAACGTGAGCGGGCGGCAGCGGATTTTAAAGAATTGTTCCCGAATTTTGTCGGCGAACCCAAAGGGCAGGATATTTTGAAGTTGCGGCTTTACAAACAGCAGCAATGCAAATGCCTGTACTCGGGTGCGGAAATTGATTTGCGCCGCTTGAACGAAAAAGGTTATGTCGAAATCGACCACGCGTTGCCGTTTTCGCGCACTTGGGACGACAGTTTCAACAATAAAGTGCTGGTGCTGGGCAGCGAAAACCAGAAAAAGCGCAACCAAACGCCGTATGAGTATTTGGACGGTGCAAGCAACAGCCAGCGTTGGCGCGAATTTCAGGCGCGTGTGGCCGGCTGCGGTTTCCCGTATGCCAAGAAACAGCGGATTCAGACGGCCAAACTCGACAGCAAAGCCGAGCAGGGCTTTTTGGAGCGTAATCTGAACGATACGCGCTATATCGCCCGCTTTTTGTGCAACTTCATCGAAGAAAACCTGCATTTGGAAGGCAGCGGCAAACGGCGCGTGTTTGCTTCAAATGGCCAAATCACATCGCTCTTGCGCGGCTTATGGGGCTTGCGGAAAGTGCGGGAAGACAACGACCGCCACCATGCACTGGATGCTGTGGTGGTGGCGTGTTCCACCGTATCCATGCAGCAGAAAATCACCAAAGCTATGCAGCGGCGCGAAACATTGGAAACGGTGGACACCGAAACCGGCGAAGTGAAGCAGCGCATTCCGCAGCCGTGGGATTTTTTCCGGCAGGAAGTGATGATACGCGTGTTTAGCGATCAGCCGCACGAAGAGCTGGCCGAGAAACTCGATTCGCGCCCGCAGGCTCTGCATGAGCATGTTACGCCGCTGTTTGTTTCCCGCGCACCGAACCGCAAGATGACGGGGCAGGGGCATTTGGAAACCATTAAATCGGCGAAAAGGCTTTCTGAAAAAATCAGCGTGGTGAAAAAGCCGCTGACGCAGTTGAAAAGCAAAGATATTGAAAACATTGTCGGTTATCCCAATCGCGAACCTGCGCTTTATGCGGCTTTGCGGGAACGATTGGCCGCGCATAAAGACGACCCGGTTAAGGCATTCGCTGAGCCGTTTTACAAACCGGCGAAAGACGGAGGGAAAGGGGCTTTGGTCAAAGCCGTGCGGGTGGAAGACGTGCAGAAAACCGGTGTGATGGTGCGTAAAGACCGACAAGGAATTGCGCGCGGCATTGCCGATAATGCCACCATGATACGCGTGGATGTATTCGGAAAGAACGGCAAAAACTATCTGGTACCGATTTATGCGTGGCAGATTGCCAAAGGTATTTTGCCGAATAAGGCGGTGGTACAGGGTAAGGATGAGGCCGACTGGGATGTAATGGATGAAAGCTATGCGTTTAAATTCACGCTATATCCGAATGATTTGGTAGAAGTTATTAGTAAGAAAGGTAGGATTTTTGGCTATTTTGGCGGCTTGGATAGAGCCACCGGCAATATTAATGTTAAAGAACATGATATGGCAAAAAATAAAGGGAAAGAAGGAGTTCACCGTAGTTTAGGTGTAAAAACGGTTTTATCCTTCCAAAAATATCAAATCGACCCTTTGGGAAAAGAAATCCGCCTGTGCAAAGCGGAGAGGCGCCTTGAGTTGAAAAACAAAAAATAA